From the genome of Pyxidicoccus xibeiensis:
ACGGACGAAGCGCGCATCGCCGGGGTGCAGGGCCAGCTTGAGCGCCACGACGCCCTGAGTCCCGTCCACGCTCTCGGCTCGGTAGACGACGCCGAAGGTGCCCCGGCCGCACTGCTCCAGCAAGCGCCACCGGCCGATGAGAGTCCCCGAGGGCAGGCTTGCCGGATTGAGGGAGTTGGACTCCATGAAGTGCCTCGCAGGCGGTCCATTCCGCGTCCGGTCAGGCTACTCACAGGGTCGTCGATTCCCAAAGCAATCCGCCAGGTGGACCGTGGCATTTCGTTCCCCTGAGTCTTGCGGGGGCTCCCTCCACTGGCTCAGCGCAGCGTCGGGTAGTCCGTGTAGCCCTTCTCCTCGCCGGTGAAGAAGGTGGAGGCGTCCACCGGGTTGAGGGCGGCCTCGTGCCGGAAGCGCTCCGGCAGGTCCGGGTTGGCGAGGAACGGCACGCCGTACGCCACGAGATCCGCCTCGCCCAGGGCAATCGCTTCCTCGCCGGTCCGCGCGTCGTAGCCACCGTTGACGATGAACGCTCCCTGGAACGCCTTGCGCAGCAGCGGTGAGATGCGCTGCTCCGGGCTCGGCACGTCCTTTCCCGACACGGCCTCCGTCACGTGCAGGTAGCCGAGCCCCAACCGGCTCAGCTCGCGCGCCATATGGGTGAACGTCTCGGCCGGCGTGGAGTCCGTCACGCCTGCGTAGGGAAACGATTGCGGCGCCAGCCGGTACCCCACTCGCTCCGAGCCCCAGACGCCCACCACCGCGCGCGCCATCTCCAGCGGGAAGCGGGCCCGGTTCTCGATGCTGCCGCCGTACGCATCCGTGCGCTGGTTGGAGCCATCCCGCAGGAACTGGTCCAGGAGGTAGCCGTTGCTGCCGTGCAGCTCGACGCCATCGAAGCCCGCCTCCCGGGCGTTCTCGGCCGCGCGCCGGAACTGCTCGACGACGCCGGGCAGCTCCTCGGTCTCGAGCGCTCGCGGCGTCACGACGCGCTTCTTGCCCTGGAACGTGAAGACCTCGCCTTCGTACCCGATCGCCGAGGGAGCCACTGGCAAGCGGCCGTCATGGAAGTCCGGGTGCGAGACACGCCCCACGTGCCACAGCTGCGCGAAGAGGATTCCGCCCGCCGCGTGGACGGCCTCCGTCACCTTCCTCCAGCCCGCCACCTGCTCGGGCGAGTGCATGCCAGGCGTGCGGATGTACCCCACGCCCTGAGGGCTGACCTGGGTGGCCTCGGTGATGAGGAGCCCCGCGGAGGCGCGCTGCGCGTAGTAGGGCGCCGCCAGGGGGTTGGGCACATTGCCGTCGCCCACCGCCCGGCTGCGCGTCATGGGCGCCATCACCATCCGGTTCTTCAATTCGAGACGGCCGAGACGAAAGGGAGACAGCAGCTTCGAGGTGTTTGGCATGGCCAGGAAATGTCAGGGTCGCTATGGACGCGCCATGTCGTCCAGTCCAAAAGAATTTGCAGGGCGTCCAGAGGCGCTGGACGAGCAGAACTCGGATGTCCTCGCCGACGTGCTGGACACGATGCGCCTGTCGACCGTCATGTATGGCCGTTTCGAGCTGTGTGCCCCCTGGGGCATCCGGTTCTGCGAGCGCCCCGTCGCGCACATCGTCCTGCTCGCGCGCGGAAGCGCTCGCCTGGAAGTCGAGGGAGTCGAGGGCGCAGTCACCCTGTCGGCCGGAGACCTGGCCCTGCTTCCTCACGGCGGAGAGCACACGCTCCGCGACGCGGAAGGAAGTCCGTTCCACATCCTGGGGCAGGGCGAATGCAAGCGAACCCAGGGGGTGGGGCCGATACGGCTCGGTGGTGATGGCGAGCGCACCACCCTGGTCGCGGGCTCCTTCCGGCTCGGCACCGCGCCGCGCACGCTGCTGTTCGAGCGGCTCCCGCGCCTCATCCACGTCGCCGCGGATGCTCCGGCGATAGCCCCGTCGCTGGCGTCGACCGCTCAACTGCTCATCACCGAGAGTGCCTCGTCCAGCCCGGGGGCGACCGTCGTCATGAGCCGGCTCGCGGACATCCTGCTCGTGCAGGCCCTGCGGGCGCACATCGCGACAGGTCAGTGCGGGGAGAATGGGCTGTGCGCGCTCGCGGACCCCCAGATTCGAAAGGCCCTCTCGCTCCTCCACGAGAGACCCGCCGCCCCATGGACTGTCGAGAGCCTCGCATCGGCCGTCGCCCTCTCACGCTCCGGCTTCGCCGCCCGCTTCACCGCGCTCGTCGGAAAGCCGCCCCTGGAGTACCTCGCGCGGTGGCGGATGACGAAGGCCGCCCAGCTCCTTCGAGAGAGCGAGCTTCCGTTGAGCGAGCTCGCGGAGGCCAGCGGCTACCAGAGCGAGGCCTCGTTCAATCGGGCCTTCAAGCGCTGGGGAGGGAGCACCCCAGGGGCGTACCGGCGCGAACACCGCCGGGGAGGAGCCAGGAGCGTCCCCGCCGCCGAAGCCGCGGCCGCTACGGCACCTTCGGGGAGCTGAACTCGGGGAGCAGCTCTCCTGTGAGGGGGGATGCACGTCGTCACGTTCTCGTGCGGCATGGGGCCAACTTGGTGGAAGGACACATGAGTGCGTCGATGCCGACCCACACCCTCAACAGGCTTCCCAACTGCCCACTGGGCCTGCGAAGCGGGCCCCAGCACAGGGCCCACCGCAGTTGGCGGGGTGTTGAGGCTCAAGCAGTCGCGCTGCTCCAGAAGCTCACGCCCCTGCTGCCCCTTGCTGGAGGGGCGTCTGGGTTGGCGTGTGCCCAAAGGAGGCTGCACCGCCTCTTCCTCCGCCTGGCGCACAGCTCGGCGGCACCCGTCAGCGGCCCTCCTCGACCCCTCTGCATCAGCCCTCACCCTCAACACCCCTCCCATTCGTCCTATGCGTGGGCACGGAGCGGCGCGTCACGCGGAACACGACCCGCATGGCGTGATGCCACGAAATTCTGAGGCGCCATGAAACACGGCCCTGCCTCTCCCGTGCAGCATGGGCCGCGCGCGGCGAGGGTATCGGGCTTGCAGTCGCACGGCGGCGCGCGAACCGGGGCCGGACGACCTCGCTGCAGATGAGTCGGTGAGTCACATCCAACACCGCGAGAGGCAGGCCCCATGCGCAGCGCAGCCGTCATGCTCGGAACCATCGTCGTTGCACTCGCCCTGGGAGGAGCGCCCCGCGCCGAGGCCGCTCCCCAGGACACAGGCGTCACCCTCGGCCTGCGCGTCGGCCTCGGTCTGCCACTCGGCCGCCTGCAAGGTGGGGACGGCCACTACGACGTGCCGATGAGAAAGGTCGTCTCCGCCATCATCCCGACGCAACTCGACCTGGGAACCTTCCTCAGCTCGCGCATCTACGTGGGGGCGTCCTTCCAGTATGCCGTGGGGTTCCCCGCGGACGACTGCGTCCAGGGTTCGAGCTGCCTCGCGAGCGCGATGCGGTTCGGCATCAACATGAGCTACCACCTGCCGGTGTCAGACACCCTGAGCCCCTGGCTGGGACTGGGGGTCGGGTACGAGGTCTTCGCGCCCGACCAGTCCCCTTATGTCGTCGACCTCGAGCCCCGGAAGGTCAACAGCGCCTTCAATGGATTGGAGCTCGTCAACGTGCAGGGCGGCATCGACTTCGGCCTCGGTGGGCCCGCGTGGCTGGGCCCCTTCGTGACGCTCACGGTGGGCGAGTATTCGGACGTCAACGAAGAGGCGCTGCACTCCTGGCTCATCGGCGGCGTGCGCCTTCAGTTGCGTCACTGACCGGCGTGCGGGCCGGGTTCTGGGAAGGGGCTCAGGTGCGCGGCGCAGGCCGTAGATGCCCTGGCCCAGCTTCACGTCTCCGCGGCCTCCTGCCCGGCGCGAGGCGTGAGCGGGGCGGGCTCCCTCGCGGTGGCTCGCTGCGCGCTCAGTGCCAGCACCAGGAGGGTGCACAGCCGAGCTCGTGCAGTCCACCGCCACGCCCGCGCCATGCTCCATGCCATTGAGCGGCGAAGCGTGAGCGCCGTTCCGCCCGGCTCGCCATGAGACCCGGAGGCCAACAAGCGTCCGCTGCCGGGCGCTTGCCGAGACGGGAGCCTCGCCGGCCCGAATTCACTGGTGGTGGGCCGGTGATGAGGGGTGGGCTCATCCGCGCCCATGAACCCATCCTCTCCCCGAGCGCGTCCTGGCCGCCGTCCAGCCTTCGTCCGTGAGCGCGTGTGCTCCGCCGCGCTCGCGCTCCTCTGCGCCTGCGCGACGAAGGGCGCAACAGGCTCCGGCGGGGCGCGGACGAGCGTCTTCGTCGGAAGAATCCTCACCATGGATGAGCAGGGGACGCAGGCCGGGGCCGTCTCCGTGGACGAGCACGGCCGCATCCTGAAGGTGGGGACCGAGCAGGAGGTGTTGGACGGGCTCGACCCCCGAGCGCTGACGTTCGTGCGCCTGGAGCCCCAGCAGGTGCTGATGCCGGGCTTCATCGAACCGCACATGCACCTGCTGGCGGCGCTGCTATGTCCGGACGCAGCGGGAGCTGCTCCAGCCCACCCGGCCCGCCTGTGACGCCAGGACCGCGCCGCGCTGCAAGCTGCCGAAGTGGCTGGGGGCGAGCGGTATCAAGCTCTGGGTGGACGGCTCGACGCAGGGCTGCACCGCGCAGCTCGCGCCTCCCTCTCGGTACCGGGACACAGGGCACTGCAAGGGGGAGAACGAGGGCCGGTCCAACTACAAGAGCCCGAAGGACATCGCCGACAGCTTGAGGGGGCTCTGGCGGACGCGGGGCTGGCGTTTCCAACTACACGCCAACGGCAACGAGGCACAACAGTGGGCCGTCGACGTCATCGCGGAACTCCAGCGGGAGCGGGTCAATCCGCATCCGGTGCTGTTCATCCACCACACGGTGGGGACCGAGGACGTGGCCCGGAAGCTCTCCAGCCTGCGGGAGGGCACCTACGTCACGAGCGACGGGGCCGCCGTCCCCAGGGTGGACGCGCGGGTGACGCACCTCATTGGCCATGTGGCCTACTGGGGCGACTCTTTCGAGCGAATCCTGGGAGCGGAGGCGCGCAATCTCGACCCGATAGGGTTCGAGCGGCGGCACGGGATTCCCTTTTCCCTGCACAGCGACTCGACAGTGACGCCCCCTCGCCCGCTGTGGTTCGTGGAGCAGGCGGTGACGCGGCGCACCTGGGCCTATCCGGACTTCAAGAAGAGCTACGTGCTCGGCCCCGAGCATGCGGCGACGGTGGAGGAGGCGCTGCGCGCCATCACCCTGGAGCCCGCCCGTCAGCACGAACTGGAGGCGTGGCTGGGTGCCCCGAGGGGCGGCACAGCCTCTGCTCCGGCCCGGCGCACAGCCCGCGTGTCACCCTCCAGCGGCCCTTCTTGGCCCCTCTTCACCAACCCGCCGCCCTCAACAGGGCTCCTATCCGTCCTATACTTTGCGGCGCGGTTGCCTTCACGGCCAAGCTTGATCTCGCGCAGGGAACGCGTCGCTGCAACTGCTCCATCTGCACGAAGGCGCGAGCCTGGTTCGCAATCGTCAAAGCCGATGAACTGACACTCCAGAAAGGCGAGGAGCACCTGGCCGATTACAGCTGGACCCCGCCCGGTGGCCCCAAGGTCCATCTCCACTGCCGGTTCTGCAAGACATGCGGCATTCGCGCATTCGCACGAGGAGAGCAGGAAGACCTCGGCGGCACCTTCTATGCGATAGCCATCGCCGCGCTCGACGATATCGAGGTCGACAGCGACCAGCTTGCCAGCTCTATCACCTATGTCGAAGGGCGCCACGACGAGTACAGCAAGGCACCGGCCGACAAGCGCCTGATGTGACCGCGCCGCGGGGCTGGACGGCCGCCAGCCTCCGCGCGCAAGGACGCTTCTTCAGTTGTAGCAGATGCACCCCCCTCCGCGGTTGCAGAAGCCATACGAGAAGCCTGCTTCCGCGCAGAGCTGCTCGCAGTAGCCGGGGCATTCGACCATGAGGGGCCCCTCCTGCGGGGAGGAGACTGCCTGCGTGGCTCCGAACGACACGACAAAGCCAGCGGCAACGGCGAGCAATACCTGTCCTGCCTTCTTCACAGAGTCAAACATGGTGACCTCTCGGGGTTGGGTATGCAGTCGCTCGGGCGAAACGGACGCGCCCGTGGCTTGTCGGCTGGCGTGGCTCAGCCCTCGACGGAGGCGGAGTTCTCCGCCTCCTGCTGCGTCTCACTGCAGACCTGTGCGGGCGTATCGTCCTGCTGGGCCGGGTCCTGGGTCTTGGAAGTCATCCAGTCATGGGGCGGATAGCAGACGGTGTCGCACTCACCCCATCGACCACACGTGATGCGCGTGTTGGTTCCAATGATGCAGGTCGTGGAACAGGAAGCCTCACAGGTACAGGCGACCTCACACCGCTCGTAGGCCGAAGCGGCCGTGGGGGCGAGCGTCAGGACAGCAGCGGCGGACAGCAGGAACTTCAGTACTTTGCGCATGACTCCTCCATCAATGGGCCCATCACTGCCGGTGCACCAACAAGGTGAGCCGACGAGGTGGAAAATGATGCAGGAAATCTGCGGGGTGCCGGCCAGGGCCGGCTTCGTTGTTCGCCCATGGGACCGCGGGCTTCCCGGCCCGCGGTCCTTCGTGACTTCAGCAGCAGGCCCCGCTAGTCCTTCGTGCAGACGACGTCGTCGACCTGGAGGTGGTCGCGGTCGGCTTCGCTGCGGCCCGGGTAGAAGAACAGGCGCCAGTCACGCACGTTGCCCGTGAAGCGAAAGAACACCGGCTGCCACGCGTCGCTGTCGACGATGATGAAGTCGGTCGCCGGGCTCCATCCCGCGCTCGAGTAGCTGCGATGCCTGATGGTGCCGTGGCCCCGCACCCGGTACGAGCAGGAGTAGTTGCCGCTCGGGACGTTGAACTTCTCGAGCGAGAACCGCTCGGCGACCTGGATGGGGACCACGAACTGCAGCGCCGACGCGCCACCATGCACCGCGGTGGTGTAACGCACGAGGCGCGAAGGCTTGATTTCCGTGCCCGGGTCGGAGACGCCGTTGTCGACGCCGTACCAGTAGTCCGGGATGAGATGGTTGCCCTGGTAGGGGATGTTGTAGATGTTCCAGCTCTCGAAGCCACCATTGCGGATGATGTTCGCGGGGTGACCGGCGGAGACGCAGCGCCCGGTCGCCGTGTCGCAGGCCGGCAGCTCACCGACGCAGTCGTAGGTGGTGAAGCAGGCCCCCGGGGACAGCTCGCACACGCCACTCCTGGGGTTGCAGCTCGTCGCCGGGTGGTTGCACACGACGCCGGCGCAAGGGTCGCCCTCGATGCAGAGACGGCGGGCCGTATCGCAGACCGGCGTCTCCGGCGTCCCCGCGCAATCCGCATTGCGGGTGCAGCGGCCCTCCGCCACGACACACGTGTTCGTCTCGTCGCACGCCTGCCACTCGCTGCAGTCCGCGGCCTCATTGCAGCGACCGGCGAGCGGCTCGCAGGTCGCGGTGGCATTCACGCAGCGCTCCCAGGACTCGCAGCTGACCGCGTCACAGGGCTCGGCGGCCCGCGTGCAGCGCACGTCATCGATGCTCAGGTGCTCGCCGCTGGTGTTGCGGACGCTGAAGATGAGCTCGAAGGTGTCGAAGACGTCGCTGGTGAGGTTGAAGCTGTACGCCACCTGCGTCCACGTCGCGGTGTCGACGGAGGTGTAGGACGAGTAGCTGGAGTATTCGTCGTCGAAGAAGGCGTTCCGGACGTCACCGGTGCCCCGCGCCTGGAAGGTGCAGGAGTAGCGGCCAGCGGGCATCGACTTCGCCCCGGTGCTGAAGCGCCTGTGCGTGCCCGACGCGTTCGTCAGCCGGACCGCGTTCACGCCCTCGAAGGCGCTCGTGGTCACCTTCTGCACGCTGTCCGTCGTGATGTTCGACGCGCTCCCGAACCACAGCTCCGGAAGCGCGCCGGGCCACTCCTCGAAGCCCCAGTTGTCGATGACGCTCACCCCGG
Proteins encoded in this window:
- a CDS encoding alkene reductase produces the protein MPNTSKLLSPFRLGRLELKNRMVMAPMTRSRAVGDGNVPNPLAAPYYAQRASAGLLITEATQVSPQGVGYIRTPGMHSPEQVAGWRKVTEAVHAAGGILFAQLWHVGRVSHPDFHDGRLPVAPSAIGYEGEVFTFQGKKRVVTPRALETEELPGVVEQFRRAAENAREAGFDGVELHGSNGYLLDQFLRDGSNQRTDAYGGSIENRARFPLEMARAVVGVWGSERVGYRLAPQSFPYAGVTDSTPAETFTHMARELSRLGLGYLHVTEAVSGKDVPSPEQRISPLLRKAFQGAFIVNGGYDARTGEEAIALGEADLVAYGVPFLANPDLPERFRHEAALNPVDASTFFTGEEKGYTDYPTLR
- a CDS encoding invertase recombinase-like protein, which translates into the protein MTPDAGQTRPDAGEGTPDAGDATPDAGSETPDAGGELPDAGEVPPDAGTETPDAGAEVPDAGSETPDAGSETPDAGSETPDAGSETPDAGSETPDGGGEPGVSVIDNWGFEEWPGALPELWFGSASNITTDSVQKVTTSAFEGVNAVRLTNASGTHRRFSTGAKSMPAGRYSCTFQARGTGDVRNAFFDDEYSSYSSYTSVDTATWTQVAYSFNLTSDVFDTFELIFSVRNTSGEHLSIDDVRCTRAAEPCDAVSCESWERCVNATATCEPLAGRCNEAADCSEWQACDETNTCVVAEGRCTRNADCAGTPETPVCDTARRLCIEGDPCAGVVCNHPATSCNPRSGVCELSPGACFTTYDCVGELPACDTATGRCVSAGHPANIIRNGGFESWNIYNIPYQGNHLIPDYWYGVDNGVSDPGTEIKPSRLVRYTTAVHGGASALQFVVPIQVAERFSLEKFNVPSGNYSCSYRVRGHGTIRHRSYSSAGWSPATDFIIVDSDAWQPVFFRFTGNVRDWRLFFYPGRSEADRDHLQVDDVVCTKD
- a CDS encoding AraC family transcriptional regulator, coding for MSSSPKEFAGRPEALDEQNSDVLADVLDTMRLSTVMYGRFELCAPWGIRFCERPVAHIVLLARGSARLEVEGVEGAVTLSAGDLALLPHGGEHTLRDAEGSPFHILGQGECKRTQGVGPIRLGGDGERTTLVAGSFRLGTAPRTLLFERLPRLIHVAADAPAIAPSLASTAQLLITESASSSPGATVVMSRLADILLVQALRAHIATGQCGENGLCALADPQIRKALSLLHERPAAPWTVESLASAVALSRSGFAARFTALVGKPPLEYLARWRMTKAAQLLRESELPLSELAEASGYQSEASFNRAFKRWGGSTPGAYRREHRRGGARSVPAAEAAAATAPSGS
- a CDS encoding GFA family protein; the encoded protein is MAPLHQPAALNRAPIRPILCGAVAFTAKLDLAQGTRRCNCSICTKARAWFAIVKADELTLQKGEEHLADYSWTPPGGPKVHLHCRFCKTCGIRAFARGEQEDLGGTFYAIAIAALDDIEVDSDQLASSITYVEGRHDEYSKAPADKRLM